Proteins encoded within one genomic window of [Enterobacter] lignolyticus SCF1:
- the dhaL gene encoding dihydroxyacetone kinase subunit DhaL — protein MKIHNKHIIAWLERCSVYMSEQQDFLTNLDRDIGDADHGLNMNRGFTAVEAILPEIERQHIGNILKNTGMKLLSSVGGASGPLYGTLFIRASAAVGVRTELSFAEWLDCLQEGISAVVARGKAEQGDKTLCDVWVPVLHAAKVNLQSGMSESELLRTMEQDAVTAVNNTINMQAKKGRASYLGARSVGHQDPGATSSWLMIKAMQEGFTE, from the coding sequence ATGAAAATTCATAATAAACATATTATTGCATGGCTGGAACGCTGCTCAGTGTACATGAGCGAACAGCAGGATTTCTTAACCAACCTCGACAGAGATATTGGCGATGCCGACCACGGACTGAACATGAATCGCGGTTTCACCGCTGTGGAGGCAATCCTGCCGGAGATAGAGCGTCAGCATATCGGCAATATCCTAAAGAACACCGGCATGAAGCTCCTCTCCAGCGTCGGCGGCGCCAGCGGTCCGCTGTACGGCACGCTGTTTATTCGCGCCTCGGCGGCCGTCGGGGTGCGTACCGAATTAAGCTTTGCCGAGTGGCTCGACTGTCTGCAGGAAGGGATTTCCGCCGTCGTCGCCCGCGGTAAAGCCGAACAAGGCGACAAAACCCTGTGTGACGTGTGGGTCCCGGTGCTCCATGCGGCGAAAGTGAACCTTCAGTCTGGAATGTCGGAAAGCGAGCTACTTCGCACCATGGAGCAGGATGCCGTCACGGCGGTGAACAACACCATCAATATGCAGGCCAAAAAAGGGCGCGCCAGCTACCTCGGCGCGCGCAGCGTTGGGCACCAGGATCCCGGAGCAACTTCCTCCTGGTTGATGATTAAAGCCATGCAGGAAGGATTCACGGAATAA
- the ptsP gene encoding phosphoenolpyruvate--protein phosphotransferase, which produces MTAIVIVSHSLRLAQGIEELALQMSGGKVPLAVAAGIDDPQNPIGTDAIAILSAIESVWSPAGVLVFMDMGSALLSTEMALELLSEEQRAAVHLMSAPVVEGVLSAIVCAAAELPISAIIAEAASALDAKRQHLHPNEAAATDITPEPGQSIAEQAHTLRWTVRNFHGIHARPAAKIVATAARCDAEITVINGDKRASARSLNGLAMLGIRCGDEILFQISGHDASQAIQLITSLAQSHFGESHALEPVANEPQPVQRITAEGAVSGLPVNEGIAIGCVKWFSCELPEFPLRTPASPAEEMAKIDSAIGAVLHALEQKALGPEGEIFAAHQAMLDDPEIRLQVLQELGKGDQAETAWMNVMQEVASRYRHASSPYFREREADVHDLARQVLLALCGVSEGTFATHEPCILLADDLLPSQVANLDKRHILGICLRNGGATSHSAILARAMGIPAVVKAAIASTQIPDGAEVILDGGKGQLWFDPDDATRLSLIQRHDEWRQSKASALASAAQPAITRHGQRINVLANIGGPEDVDAALAQGAEGVGLFRTEFLFHDAAELPGEDEQFRVYCDIARAFGDKPVTIRTLDIGGDKPLAALPQAKEDNPFLGLRGIRLCLASPQIFIPQLRALLRAGALHPNLQIMLPMISTQDEVAAVQALTQQQAQLLNIPQERLPALGIMIEVPAAVMIADALAQQVDFFSIGTNDLTQYIMAADRGNSAVAELVDYRNEAVVSAIARVCEAGRTYGIPVSMCGEMAGDVTQTALLLRLGIDKLSASAARLPALKATIREL; this is translated from the coding sequence ATGACCGCCATTGTCATTGTTTCTCACAGCCTGCGCCTGGCGCAGGGGATCGAAGAGCTGGCCCTGCAAATGTCCGGAGGAAAGGTTCCACTGGCCGTTGCCGCCGGCATCGACGATCCGCAAAACCCGATCGGCACCGACGCTATCGCTATCCTGTCGGCTATTGAATCCGTCTGGTCGCCGGCGGGCGTGCTGGTATTCATGGATATGGGCAGCGCGCTGCTCAGCACCGAAATGGCGCTGGAGCTGCTATCGGAAGAACAGAGAGCCGCCGTACATCTGATGTCGGCTCCTGTAGTGGAAGGGGTACTGTCCGCCATTGTCTGTGCAGCGGCAGAACTTCCAATATCAGCCATTATCGCCGAAGCCGCCAGCGCCCTTGACGCAAAGCGCCAGCATCTTCACCCCAACGAGGCTGCGGCTACTGACATCACGCCAGAGCCGGGCCAGAGCATCGCAGAGCAAGCGCACACGCTGCGCTGGACGGTGCGTAATTTTCACGGTATTCACGCGCGCCCGGCGGCAAAAATTGTCGCCACAGCGGCCCGCTGTGATGCAGAGATTACCGTGATCAACGGCGATAAGCGCGCCAGCGCCCGGAGCCTCAACGGGCTGGCCATGCTCGGTATTCGCTGCGGCGACGAGATCCTCTTTCAGATATCAGGTCATGACGCCAGTCAGGCAATTCAGCTGATAACATCGCTTGCGCAGAGCCATTTTGGCGAATCTCATGCGCTGGAGCCTGTTGCGAACGAGCCGCAGCCGGTCCAGCGCATCACCGCAGAAGGCGCGGTATCCGGCCTGCCGGTTAACGAAGGGATCGCCATCGGCTGCGTGAAATGGTTCTCCTGCGAACTACCCGAGTTTCCGCTGCGTACCCCGGCGAGTCCTGCGGAAGAAATGGCGAAAATAGACTCGGCGATTGGCGCCGTTCTCCACGCGCTGGAGCAAAAAGCGCTCGGCCCGGAAGGAGAAATCTTTGCCGCGCACCAGGCGATGTTAGACGACCCTGAGATTCGCCTGCAGGTATTGCAGGAGCTGGGAAAAGGTGACCAGGCCGAAACCGCGTGGATGAACGTGATGCAGGAGGTCGCGAGCCGCTATCGTCATGCCAGCAGCCCGTACTTCCGCGAACGCGAAGCCGACGTACACGATCTTGCCCGTCAGGTTCTTCTGGCGCTTTGCGGCGTCAGCGAGGGGACGTTTGCCACCCATGAGCCCTGCATATTGCTGGCGGACGATCTGCTGCCCTCTCAGGTCGCTAATCTGGATAAGCGCCATATCCTGGGTATTTGCCTGCGCAACGGCGGCGCCACATCGCATAGCGCGATCCTCGCCAGAGCGATGGGTATCCCGGCGGTGGTCAAAGCGGCGATCGCCAGCACGCAGATCCCTGATGGCGCGGAAGTGATCCTCGACGGCGGCAAAGGACAGCTCTGGTTTGATCCGGATGACGCAACGCGCCTGAGCCTGATCCAGCGTCACGATGAATGGCGGCAATCCAAAGCTAGCGCGCTTGCCAGCGCAGCGCAGCCGGCCATCACCCGGCACGGTCAGCGAATTAATGTACTGGCGAATATTGGCGGCCCGGAGGATGTGGATGCCGCTCTGGCGCAGGGAGCGGAGGGGGTTGGGCTATTTCGTACCGAGTTTTTATTCCACGATGCGGCCGAACTCCCCGGCGAGGATGAGCAGTTCCGGGTTTACTGCGATATCGCCCGGGCGTTTGGCGATAAGCCGGTCACCATCCGGACGCTGGATATCGGTGGAGACAAGCCTTTAGCCGCCCTTCCGCAGGCCAAAGAGGACAATCCGTTTCTCGGGCTGCGCGGCATTCGCCTTTGCCTGGCCTCGCCGCAGATTTTTATACCACAGCTACGCGCGCTGCTGCGGGCTGGAGCGTTGCATCCCAATCTGCAAATTATGCTGCCGATGATATCAACGCAGGATGAGGTCGCTGCGGTACAGGCGCTGACGCAACAGCAGGCGCAATTGTTGAATATTCCTCAGGAACGTCTCCCTGCGCTCGGCATCATGATAGAAGTCCCTGCCGCCGTGATGATTGCGGATGCGCTGGCGCAGCAGGTCGATTTTTTCTCGATAGGCACCAACGATCTGACGCAATACATCATGGCGGCCGATCGCGGCAACAGCGCGGTTGCCGAGCTGGTCGATTATCGCAACGAGGCGGTCGTCAGCGCTATTGCGCGCGTTTGCGAAGCCGGACGCACCTATGGCATACCGGTCAGTATGTGCGGCGAAATGGCAGGCGATGTCACGCAGACCGCGCTTCTGCTGCGTCTGGGAATTGATAAGCTTAGCGCCAGCGCGGCGCGGCTTCCGGCGTTAAAAGCCACGATCAGAGAGCTGTAA